A genomic window from Lycium barbarum isolate Lr01 chromosome 4, ASM1917538v2, whole genome shotgun sequence includes:
- the LOC132635761 gene encoding ABC transporter F family member 2-like, which yields MFQRSWQAPFCSWSVARSEYYVMMFCSKLETLQTASWVLVVNLFGKIVTCFRNAAIDVHSVCLPPSKLNFVAFLTQYVLIYGILGGQKSRIAFAKITFKKPHILLLDEPSDHLDLDAVEALIQGLVLFQGGVLMVVLINSGPSLWAG from the exons atgttccagcgaagttggcaagctccgttttgttcctggagtgttgccaggtcagagtattatgttatgatgttttgttcgaagttagagactttgcagacagcgtcgtgggtattggtcgtcaatct CTTCGGGAAGATTGTTACTTGCTTTCGCAATGCAGCCATTGATGTCCACTCAGTATGCCTTCCTCCCTCCAAACTGAATTTCGTTGCCTTCCTCACTCAGTATGTGTTGATCTATGGCATCTTAGGTGGCCAAAAAAGCAGAATTGCATTTGCAAAGATAACTTTCAAAAAGCCTCACATATTGCTTCTTGATGAGCCATCAGATCACTTG GATCTGGACGCTGTGGAGGCCCTGATACAAGGTCTTGTCTTGTTCCAAGGAGGCGTACTGATG GTAGTGTTGATCAACTCTGGACCGTCTCTGTGGGCAGGGTGA